The following are encoded in a window of Dioscorea cayenensis subsp. rotundata cultivar TDr96_F1 chromosome 16, TDr96_F1_v2_PseudoChromosome.rev07_lg8_w22 25.fasta, whole genome shotgun sequence genomic DNA:
- the LOC120278454 gene encoding uncharacterized protein LOC120278454, giving the protein MLLKEIRKPAWLEALNTQKFFVGCSIHETGKKNEKNICCLDCCNSICPHCLPSHRHHRLLQVRRYVYHDVVRLEDLEKLIDCSNVQCYTINSSKVVFIKKRPQSRQFKGSANICTSCDRCLQEPYIHCSLGCKVDYVLSQNKDLSMYLRKCESLTLSPDFLIPNDVDIGDEEGEEEEEEEEEEEEEEAEEEEGEGEVNNTENSMDVDIDIVSKKTTDLFVCARTANSVSGEDIATSMSTRRKGIPHRSPLC; this is encoded by the exons ATGTTGTTGAAGGAGATAAGGAAGCCTGCCTGGTTGGAGGCTCTCAACACACAGAAATTCTTCGTCGGGTGTTCGATTCATGAAACCGGcaagaaaaatgagaagaacATCTGCTGCCTTGATTGCTGCAACAGCATCTGTCCTCACTGCCTCCCTTCTCACCGCCATCATCGCCTTTTGCAAGTCCGGCGATACGTTTATCATGACGTCGTCCGTTTGGAGGACCTTGAGAAGCTCATAGATTGCTCAAATGTTCAG TGTTATACAATTAATAGCTCAAAGGTAGTGTTCATTAAGAAGAGACCTCAAAGTAGGCAGTTCAAAGGGTCAGCAAACATTTGCACCTCTTGTGATAGATGCCTTCAAGAACCCTACATCCATTGCTCTCTTGGTTGCAAG GTGGATTATGTGTTGAGCCAAAACAAGGATTTATCAATGTACTTAAGGAAATGTGAGTCCTTGACACTAAGCCCAGATTTCCTTATCCCCAATGATGTCGATATTGGTGATGAAgaaggggaagaagaagaagaagaagaagaagaagaagaagaagaagaagcagaagaagaagaaggagaaggagaagtaaATAACACTGAAAATTCAATGGATGTTGATATCGATATCGTGAGTAAGAAGACGACCGATCTCTTCGTTTGCGCAAGGACGGCGAATAGCGTTTCCGGTGAAGATATAGCTACAAGCATGAGTACTAGAAGGAAAGGCATTCCACATAGATCTCCTCTTTGctaa